ATTGATTGGTGTTTGGATTGAGAAGAAAGAAATGGGGGTTAGGGTTATGcaatttggaaaaaaatttgGGGGAATTAGCTTTTGTTTAGAAGATTTGGCGGGAACCAAGTCAGGTTTTTTGGCGCCAGCTACAGGGAGGGAGTGTGGGCTTATTATTGTAGACGGGCCTGTTGATGTGTTTATTATAGGGCCTAAATTATCAGTAGCGAAAAATTTAGATgtgaaactgaaaaaaaaaattagaaaaattaaatGTGATTAATTTGTGAGTTTTACAAGTAAAAAGATGATGAGAATTTgtgaaaatcatgtgtaagtagTGTATAGATTATGTATTTATGCTTATGGGTTAGGCATATGGATCATTTCTCAAAccacaaaaatattaaatttcatGTAGAGTTTTTAACACACCCCCCATAGGTTTTATTGGATGATTGCACTTTGATGTTTGAGTTATCACTTTAGTCAGATGGATTCATATTCAATTCTCCGGTGTGTGTTTCTACTACAGTAATTGTAAGTGTAGAATTAAATGATATGttaggatgtttgtatggttgaagataaaattataagatttgaaggattGGTAAAGATGGAGAAGGATTTGTAACGATATGATGTGACACCTAAGgacgtccttagcattggagatagtcttacTAATTTACCGGCCATTACTATTACAAAACATCGTATAAGTTTATAATTCCATACATTATATGAATCTACTTAATTTAATTTTCACTTTCAGTTAGGTTTTATTTTACTACTTAAGATATCAAAAGCAATTTGGTTGATGCTTCCACCTGGCTCATAACCTAACTCAAAGTAGGTTAAGTAAGAATATTCTCCATGAAACATGCAACGCAATAAAAATAGGAATGAAAATTATTCATCTGTTTAGTGTTATtatattgtattgtatttgtCCAGTCACTAGCATAGtgtgcatatatacatatatatccatTCGACCATTCAGAATTTGCCAAACTAGCTAGGTTCGATCCATGCTTTTCCCAGAGTTCCAATCTATATGTTACGCCTAATCTAGGAattggaaaagaaaaataatacgGACCGGATCGATGAAAATACTCCATACTCGAAATTTTGGGATGGGGTGGGAGCGAATTTAATGGGGAACAATACGAGTTAATTTCAGGGTAATTAACTGATTTTATTTGGGTTCGATCGAGCTGGTGTCTTTTCATCCCAACTCGAAATCTAcatattagttattttttatagatttttaacaCAAAAAATTATGTGGGTTGGATTTCGGGTATATATAGTAACGAGCATCGGGTCGTTTTGGGTGAACTGTCGTTTTAGAATCCATAATATGCTAGTTGTGCACACGAGAGTATTCGGGAAGGATAGAAGACGTTGAATACTTCactataaaagcaaaaaaattgtGTTCATTTATAAAGTTGGCTTATTCATTGTCGTTTGTTTGTGTTCATACATCGACAAACATATGCATGCGGAAATACAAGTGAACAATCATATAACTAAAAGCATTATTATCATATAACTAAAACTTATTCAAAACTAATTTTGGACTTTACCTTATAAAACATCCTCCATCTGCTAAAATAGTTATCCTCGGgacatttataatttttattttgatattaaatatttaaatatttcaaaaatggACATTTTGATAGGTCATTATCATCtcttataaattttttagaaaatacatGCTTAACAAATTATATGCAAGAAAAAAAACGTTTAACAATATCAATAGATAGAATTTGAGATTTTGAGGTATTGTATTCAATAGATAAGGTTTACCAAAATCAGTTTCTCTTATAATTGAAGTTAGATACATAAAAAGtcattaaattaacaaaatataaattaatctatatttacaattttcttatttcattacattatattattataaatattaactacATATATGAACACACGTTCATGAATATAAGTTAAACGGATATAAATGACCGAATGTTCAACAACATATTACTGAACGCTTAAAAGtataatgaatgaaagaaagATATGTTCATagtcgttcatttaactaaatgaaccaattttattaacatttgttcaTTCAACTAGCTAGCTACATAACGAACATAAACAAATCTTGTCGTTGAACTCTAATGAATGTCCGTGAAACGTTTAACTCGTTTACATCTAGGGATTATTAACCTGTTGAAAGTTAGAGTCAATGTTTGTGGAGGGATGTCGATCCCCATCATGTACAATCATCACACTAGAATTCACCATCGGTTGATTTGGTCCTTGATCGTATAGTATACCCTTAAACACATGCCCTCTTATATTTATCGAAGTCTCATATGCGTACTCTTCTACACTTGCATTTTCTTCTAAACTTGTTGTAACTCGTACACATGTAAATGTAGCTTCACTACTTACCTCGGTCGGAAACTGTCCTCCAaaccctaaataaaaaaaaatgcaatcaTTAGCATTACTTCCTTCGTCCCATTTTGCTAGGAACCTaactttgaattttcaaagtcttcaTTTTGCTACttttgactgtaaatatttttaatcgtgttatataatattcaatgaaagttatatcaattgaAACAcatctaaaactcaatcaatttatataactttcatcaagtataatataataaaaacaaatatatttaaggtgAAAGTTGCataaaaaatacttttaaaatttaaacctTGACACTTCTAATGAGACGGAGGGTATTTAATTATCAATGACATAAACAACAACCGTTGTGGACTTATAAAACTATATACAAGTAAAGTACATTATACCAAACGATGATTGAGGATCCAATAGTTGTTGTTCTTCTTGTTGATGACGATCATGATGAGATGGACCAGCTGCCGCGGAAGAGGCAGCCGCCATGGCTGCCACCGAGTTCCTCACAACTTGACGGGTAGAAATGGGAACCCAAGTGCTCTTCACATGAGTTTGACATTCAAATTCACGTCCTCTACAACAACTTCTACACCTATAATACAAACAATCCTTCTTTGCTTTGTTCCCACACTCTAGACACCTcatcaatatattatatatatatcaccacAACTAAACAATATCTATATCCTTTTTAAGGTTTTGAtgtatacatatgcatatatgtgtatgcatgCATATGCTTATATATGTGAATTTAGATTGGTTGGATTGATCTACTTATAGATATTATGTAAAGAAACTTCTAGTGATTCATGTATCATCTTTTTCCAAAAATCTTTATTCCCCaatctaattaatataaaaagtgtCTATTAAGTTTTCAATTTGAATATGATGACACATGCACCCAATGTCCATACAACTATACAAGAAAGTCATTTAATCTAATAAACTATGACTGTATAATGATTACATTGATTCGATTCACATACTTTTTGTTAATATCATTTGCAAATTTTCTTATAAAGCGAGGAGTATCAACTTTTCCGCCGCTCGCTTTCTCTTCATTATTGCAAATTCTCTTTCtactttttaaaatgttaatcCTAAAGAGGCGAATAGAAGAGCTACTAATTTCATAGTACGGAAGTTCGAATAacaaaaaactttttctttataagTATATCAAAGTTTAATTAAGAACTAGCTAGGGTTggatattaattataattaattactcgtaCTGCATGTACTAAAATAAATGGATGCGCGCTTTGGTGCGTAAAAAAAACGTACGTACGTAGTACAAGAGATCGATGATAGTATGTATTTTTCATCCCTTAACATGAATGTCATCGATCAAAACCATAACATATAaaatttgactatttgactattattaaagttttaattaataaactctTCTTTCTCTGTTATATGTTACTGTCCGTATAAATTAATTGCAACAGTAAATGCATATGTTATAAATGGCGCACGAACTTAATTTGATCGATCTCTTCTCCCAAATAAGTAAGTATGCCAATTACATTACATAGTCTATGAAATTAATTATATGCAAAACAACTATACATGATCATGAAAAAGTCATTGATTTTCGTCGCATTTTTCCTTTCTCTCATGACCATAGGTAAAAATTTGATTCCTTTAATTATTCTTTTCCTTTGTTTGCGgtaacttaaatatatataatctgcTAGAAATAACTTACGATTCTAAGATATGTGTCATATCCAAGTAATTATAATATTAgtacatcaaatatataatcGATGTTTTTGTTACCCCAATTAATTGTTCCCAatgatatgaaaatatatgttagtACTTCCAATTAACTAGCCAACTATACTCACCATACACAAAATTAATTATCTGCAGTTGTGGAGTTTCATATGGCCCAAGAAGAAGAACATTGTTATGACACCAACATTATGTTTAAATGTCATAAGAACAAATGTGAAGATGCATGTCATTCGGAACATGGATCTGATTCAAAAGGAGAATGTTTCCCATttctttgtaaatgtgttttTCGATGTCCTCCACCGATGGATGCGAAGAATGAAATTCATGAAGTCACTCCCATTCCGTCCCACCCTATATAATCACACGTTGTAATTAAAGTTTAATCCCTACGTACAAGTGGTATTAATTAAGATCCTCATAAAGCactctagttttttttttctttattattttggtGATATTGTCGTTGATTGTTATGTCCTTAATATGATAATAACTATATGTTAAAAGGTACGAGATGTTATGCCcttaatatgataataattataTGGTACCAGTGTTAAGGTTTACTCCATTACTTTTTTCTTACAATTCTTTTTGCTACGATGTTACCTTTGATTGGAACTAATGAGTAATGCATTTCATTCACCTTTTAAGAATGCATTTCATTCACCTTTTAAGAGTTAAGAAGGCTAGTGATGGATTTCTTATTTTCTTAACACCATGAGTCAATGACTATACTCATACTCATGTATATTCCATCTTTGTTGGGCCTTTTATGGGCTTCATTACTTTTTTTACATGCAACTTGGTCaacaaatatttgatttttatttatgtcgACCAAAAATTGATGGATCATCGTTAACCAACTACCCAATTTTGTTCTGTAAACCTTTTTTTAAGGGATTATGTGGACCCAGCCAAGATTATCATTTCGAGTTCAAGTGAAGCAAACCTTCTTCATCATGTGGTTTCCATTAAATGAACCTAATTTGTATGTCTATTAATTAACCTAATTATAGGATAATAACATATGGAAAAATCATGGAGCAAAAttatgaaagaaaattagtggaatccatttgtcaaattcttaaggttttaggttgatttttaggcatattagttaggttgattaatcattttccttctATTAATACGGAGTATGTCTTGTGCAAAATGGAGCAAAATtatgaaagagaattagtggaatccacttgtcaaattcttaaggttttagattgatttttaggcatattagttaggttgattaatcattttccttttattaatACAGAGTATGTCTTGTGCAAAATCCTCAAAATAAATATTCATAAatgatttttggttattttactTCCAAGTTTCAACCATGTCATTTCTTTCATAGAAAACATTTATTTGCCAGTTTTTTTCTTCTGAAAATCGATAAAAATCTGTACGTAAAAGACAACAAATATTGTTGGACATAAAatgaacatttttattttatacgtaactttcatgttttattaattaatgtgttttttttaacatattaattaatgtgTTATTTCCATGATTTGTATGTGgcaacaaataaataaactgACAAAGGAAGTAACATATTAGTATTGGTAAAGATTGTGTCTGTTTAAAATTATTGTTCTAACACCGGCCTATCAAATTTTCTATATTTCTTAATTACTAGCAAAAAACTCACCAACTATATTTCAATATTAATGTTAATcgattttataacaattttgAAAGTCAAATATACGTACGTAATAACGTAAACACAAACTTCAAAATTCCACATGTGCAAAGTAAactcaaatattcatattttttattaagtaatcACGCGGATGGTGGCCGATCGAACATGTGAAATGTGATCCAGGCACTAGGATACTTCGGACACATAAAAGCAAAAGCATTAAATTACAAGTGATCTGGTCGTGAGTCCAAAGggataacataaacaaaaaatacttATCATTCCCAACAAAGCTTTGTccaataaataaactaaatatcTTATACAACGTGTAACTGGCAAGCCCATAGATTTGGTAAGCAACTAGCTAAGATGAGTCAATTTAATTAgatgtcaaaattaaaataacattcCAAGTAAACCATAACATACAAACAAAAGTTATGAAAGTTCGAATTATAGAAAATGTGTACAATGAATATATTGTTGGCCTATAAGCCATTGAGTAAAAGACAAATAGGTATAAACATAGCCTATTTTGGTAGCAATTGAACCATGTTCCATTAGgctatatttaatattaaggaTTTATTCGTTCTTTAGCTATTAaattatatctttaaaaatttttaaaacttttagaaattttttccaatcttttaattttaccttcaaccatacaaacatctttacatatcTTTACATTTTTCACATAATCAAACATCCTTGCATATTTTATACTCGTAtacaaacaaacaataaatAGTACCATGGATATTCTAAAACATATCCTTGACTAAGGATATTTACCCATAAATCATTGGCTAAGGATATACTTCAAATCTTCAATAATAAGAACATCTCAAAACTTATAAGAATATCTTTACTATCTCTCATTGGAAATACttgtttttaaataattgtAAATTGTACACCAGATGCAATTCTTttctaaataatttaaaattcttCAAGTcaaaatgataaaatttaaacttcactgatatatatatatatattatataaagttattttaagaaccttttttctgcgagaacctttgagaacttttcaaatcaagtccaacaaataattattctttacatgaaaattgttttttgatagttttctgaataacttatgtgtaatttataagtttataattgtgtggaggcatggattatcatccgttatacaattatgtggagatttggattcttggtcacatgtgcacgaatattgttatgattacatgtgatcgaattgcatacatgtgatcatagcaatattcgtgcacatgtgatcaagaatccaaatctccacataattgtataacggatgataattcatgcctgcacacaattataaacttcaaaattacacataagttagtcagaaaacagtcaaaaaacaattttcatgtaaagaatagttatcggttgggcttgatttaaaaagttctcaaaaattttcgcaaaaaaaagtttctcaaaataactttaccctatatatatatatatatatatatatatatattaaagctATTATctatagttttaaaaacttttgatcTATTTTAATACTTACAATTAAACATGCATATAACTAATGGAAGacacaagttaaaaaaataccCTGTTTTCTTCTTATAAATACTTGATTCTTGATAGTTGATATATATTAGAGCTAtctaaaatgtaaatgtttatCATTCGTAAAGCTATGAGTTTGTGATTTTTATTACGTGTTTTTAGTTTGTGGGTATGGTGTGTAGTCAATGACGGAACTAGGATTCGAATTGACCCGTAGCACAAATTTATTTATCACTAGCCTTTTTTATCGACGTTAAGTAACGATAACAACTAGATTGTTAAGATTTTTAAGGATGTTTTTTGCTATTTTTGACTacggtttctttttttttactgttttcatttctcatttaGTTGTACAAGTTCATCTTTGTAAGATTTATTGTTAGGAAAATCTTTTAGAAGCTTAAATTTGATTACAATAACCGGTATCCCAAATTACTTTGACCAGTAACACTATTAAGGAAtacatcatttttcaaaaaaacttaCACTACATAAATTTAACGGATCCATAGACCGGGCTACCCTAAGCTCAATGTAGTTCCGCCTATGTATGTAGTTCAATAAATTTGATGATTTTGGGTTAAAAGATATCCAAAAATGGATCATCAATTCATAACGATTATAAGCTAGATTACCGAGTGTTATCAGCACCTTAAAGCTTTTAACATTTACATTCACGTTATTCG
The sequence above is drawn from the Erigeron canadensis isolate Cc75 chromosome 4, C_canadensis_v1, whole genome shotgun sequence genome and encodes:
- the LOC122597492 gene encoding protein SHI RELATED SEQUENCE 1-like — its product is MRCLECGNKAKKDCLYYRCRSCCRGREFECQTHVKSTWVPISTRQVVRNSVAAMAAASSAAAGPSHHDRHQQEEQQLLDPQSSFGFGGQFPTEVSSEATFTCVRVTTSLEENASVEEYAYETSINIRGHVFKGILYDQGPNQPMVNSSVMIVHDGDRHPSTNIDSNFQQVNNP